The genomic DNA CGCTGAAGTGGAACCACTGGGCCGGCTTCGCGCTGATCGCGGTGGCGGCGTGGCTGATCTTCCTCGAGACCTGAGGTGCGGCATCAGAAGCGGATGCGGCCGATCAGGATGTCCTTGAACATCACCCAGTCCCCGAGGAACGAATACAGCGGATGCCGGAAGGTGGCGGGCCGGTTCTTCTCGAAGAAGAAGTGCCCGACCCAGGCGAATCCGTAACCGCACACCAGTGCCGCGAGCAGCCACCACGCATTGCGTTGCCAGGCGGCAGTGGCCAGCAGCACGAGCACGCCACAGCTGCCGATGAAATGCAGTCGTCGCGAGACCGGGTGCGCGTGCTCGCCCAGATAGAACGGGTAGAACTCGCGGAAACTGGCGAAGCGCGACATGGGATGTCTCCGTGCTCGAAGGTCGTACTGGCGATGATGCCCAGCCGCCCCGCCTGCCACAACGCGTCGGGCGATGCGATTGCGGCCGCCCACTCGAGGCAGGCGCGGCGATCTCCGCTGCGCGCCTCAGGTCCCGGGCGTTTCCCCGGCCTTGACCCGCGCCCACAGCGACTCCCGCTCATCGAGCGTGCGCTGCTCCAGTGGCCGTCCTTCGCCGGCAGCGATCGCTTCCATGGCGCGGAACCGGCGTTCGAACTTCAGGTTCGCCCCGCGCAACGCGCGGCCGACATCGACGCGGGCATGCCGCGCAAGGTTCGCGGCCACGAACAGCACGTCGCCGAGTTCCGCCTCCAGCCGCGCCTGCGCCGCCGGGTCATGATCATCGGCGGCGACCGCGGCGAATTCCGCCTCGACCTCGTCGAGTTCCTCGCGCAGCTTGGCGATCACCGGCGCGGGACCGGGCCAGTCGAAGCCGGTGCGCGCCGCGCGCTGCTGCAGCTTGGATGCGCGCACCCATTCCGGCAGCCCGCCGGAGATGCCTGCGAGCGCGGAGTCGTCGTGCTCGCCCCTGCCTGCGCGCTCCTCGCGCTTGATGGCCTCCCAGCTGCGCGCCACCGCGTCGGCGTCGTCGCGATCGGCATCGCCGAACACGTGCGGATGGCGGCGCACCATCTTGTCGCAGATCGCGCCCACCACGTCCGCGAACGCGAAGTCGCCGGCCTCTTCGGCCATGCGCGCATGGAACACCACCTGCAGCAGCAGGTCGCCGAGTTCATCCCTGAGCGCGGGCATGTCCGCGCGCGCGATCGCGTCGGCCACCTCGTAGGCCTCCTCGATCGTGTAGGGCGCAATGCTGGCGAAGTCCTGCGCGAGATCCCACGGGCAGCCGCTCCCGGGATCGCGCAGCCGCGCCATGATGTCGATGAGTTCACCGATGTCGCGTTCGTCTGCCACTGCTGGCTCCCTGGAGTGGTGTGATGTCGCCCGGGCCGCGGATCAGCGGATAAACGCGATCAGGCCGGTCGTCAGCCGTCGAGCCATGCACGCCATGGCAGGTCGGGATCGCCCAACGCGATGAAATCGCCATTGAGCAGGGTGTCGCGCTGGTTGTAGCGGAACGGCCTGCCCTGCGGATCCACGACCAGGCCGCCCGCACCCTCGAGGATCGCCTGACCCGCCGCGGTGTCCCACTCGCTGGTCGGGCCGAAGCGCGGATAGACATCCATGCGCCCTTCGGCAAGCCGGCAGAACTTCAGCGAAGACCCCAGCCCGATGGCCTCGGTCCTGCCGATGCGCGCCATCAGCGCGCTGGTGCGCCCGTCGCGGTGCGAGCGGCTTGCGGCCACGCGCAGCGGTGCAAGGGCAGGCCGGCGCACTTCGATCGCGCGCTCGCTGCGCCCCTCCCGCAGCCAGGCCCCGTGCCCGGGCGCGCCGAACCAGAGCGCCCCCGTCACCGGTTGCTGGATCACACCGAAGGTGGCGACGCCGTGCTCGATGAGCGCGATGTTGACGGTGAACTCGCCATTGCGCTTGACGAACTCGCGGGTACCGTCGAGCGGATCCACCAGCCAGTAACGCGACCAGCCATGGCGCTGCGCGGTCGACACCTGGTCGGCGCACTCCTCCGACAGCACCGGCACGTCGGGCGTCAGCGCCCGCAGTCCATCGACGATGCGGTGGTGGGCGGCCAGGTCGGCGGCGGTCACCGGCGAAGCGTCGGCCTTGTGCTCGACCTCGAAGGCCCCGGCATACACCGCGAGGATGGCGGCGGCGGCCTCGTGCGCGATCGCGATCACGCCCTCGCGCAGCGTCTCATCCACGTGCATGGCGGCGCAGGTGCTCGCGGGCGATGAACAGCGCGGCGATCGAGCGGCCTTCCGAACAGTCGTCGCGCACCACCAGTTCGGCGAGCGCGTCGAGTTTCCACGGCACCACGTCGAGTTCTTCCGGCTCGTCCCCCGGCAGGCGCTCGGGATAGAGGTCGCGCGCGAGCACCACGTGGGTCTGGTGGCTCATGTAGGTGGGCGCCAGCGTCAGCGTGCGCAGCACTTCGAGGCGACGCGCGCCGTAACCGGCTTCCTCCTTGAGCTCGCGGTCGGCAGCCTGCAGCGGGGTCTCGCCCGCATCGATGCGGCCCTTCACCAGGCCGAGCTCGTAGCGGTGCAGGCCGGCGGCGTATTCGCGCACCAGCAGCACGGTGTCGTCGTCGAGCATCGGCACCACCGCCACCGCGCCATGGCCGCGGCCGTGCAGCCGTTCGTAGTGGCGGCGTTCGCCATTGGAGAACTCGAGGTCGAGGCGCTCGAGCCGGTAGGGGCCCGCGTCATGCTCGGTGATGTCATGGATGACCGGCAGGCGGCGCGTCATCGACGGCATCCGGCGGGCGGGAAGGCGATAATGCGGGCATGTCCACGAAGCATCACGATCCCGCCATTCTAGCCGAGGCCGACGCCTGGCGTTCCCGCGACCTCGCCGTGCTGTGGCATCCGTGCACGCAGATGCGCGAGCACCCCGACACCCTGCCGCTGCTGCCGGTTGCGCGCGGCGACGGCGCGTGGCTGGTCGGGCCGGACGGGCGGCGCACCCTCGATGCGGTGTCGAGCTGGTGGGTGAACCTGTTCGGTCATGCCGAGCCGCGCATCGCCGGGGCGATCGCGCGGCAGGCGCATACGCTCGAGCAGGTGATCCTTGCCGGTTGTTCGCACATGCCGGCGGTGGAACTGGCCGAACGCCTGCTGGCGCTGGCGCCGCGACAGGCCGGACGCGCCCCGCTGTCGAAGGTCTTCTACGCCGACAACGGCTCGGCCGGGGTCGAGGTCGCGCTGAAGATGGCGTTCCAGTGGTTCGCCAACCGCGGCGACGAACCACGGCGCACGAAGTTCGTGGCGCTGGAGAACGGCTACCACGGCGAGACCGTCGGCGCGCTGTCGGTCGGCGACATCCCGCTGTACCGGCGCGTCTATGCACCGCTGCTGATGGAAGCGGTGTTCGCGCCGTCACCGGATGCGTATCTCGCCGCCGAAGGCCGCTCGGCCGCCGACCATGCCGAGGACGCCGCCGACGCGCTGGCACGCATCCTCGATGACCATGCCGGCGAGATCTGCGCGCTGGTGCTGGAGCCGCGGGTGCAGTGCGCCGGCGGCATGCGCATGCACGACCCGGTGTATCTCAAACGCGCGCGCGAGCTGTGCGACGTGCACGGCGTATTCCTGATCGCCGACGAGATCGCGGTGGGCTTCGGCCGCACCGGCACCATGTTCGCCTGCGAACAGGCCGGCGTGATGCCCGACCTGATGTGCCTGTCGAAGGGGCTGACCGGCGGCTTCCTGCCGCTGGCCGCGGTGCTCGCCACACAGGCGATCTACGACGGCTTCCTCGACGACTCGCGCGAGCGCGCCTTCCTGCACTCGCACAGCTATACCGGCAACCCGCTGGCCTGTGCGGCGGCGCTGGCCACGCTCGACATCTTCGACTCCGACGACGTGCTTGCGCGCAACCGCCGGACCGCGGCGCGCATGGCCGAGCTTGCCGCACCTCTGGCGGCACATCCGCACGTGGCCGATGTGCGCCAGGCCGGCATGATCGTCGCCTTCGAACTGAGCGAGGGCGGCCGCAGGAACACACCCTTCGACCCCACCCGCCGTATCGGCCTGCAGGCCTATACGCATGCGCTCGAGCGCGGCGTGCTGCTGCGCCCGCTGGGCGACATCCTCTACTGGATGCCGCCCTACTGCATCGACGACGACCAGCTGGAACTGCTGGCCGACGTCACCCGCTCGGCGATCGAGGCGGCAACGGCGTGAGGCTGCGTAGTTTCATGCCAGGGGTCCACACGATGGCCACGGATCGGGAGCGGATCGACACGCTGCACGGGGAGTGCGCGTGCGACGCCGACCGACGTCCCGTGACCTCCCTCATCCGCGCCCACCCGCGTCCATCCGTGACCAGTCCCCCATGCGACTGACCCGCGCCCACGTCGACCTGCCACTCGCGCCCGGCGCGAGGATCACGCTGCCGGAGACCGCCGCCGCGCATCTGCTCCGCGTGCTGCGCCTGCGCGAGGGCGATGCCTGCGTGCTGTTCAACGGCGATGGCCATGACTACGACGCGCGCATCGTCGCCACCGGCAAGCGTGGCGGCGAGGCGCAGGTGGTCGACCGCCGCGCGGTGGACAACGAGTCGCCGCTGCGGATCACCCTGGTGCAGGGCGTCGCCCGCGGCGAGAAGATGGACCTGATCCTGCAGAAGGCCACCGAGCTCGGCATCGACGCCGTGGTCCCCGTGCAGAGCGACCGCAGCGAGGTGAAGCTCGACGGCGAACGCGCGCAGAAGCGGCTCGCGCACTGGACCAGCGTGGTGGTGGCCGCCTGCGAGCAGAGTGGCCGTGCGCGGGTGCCGGCGGTGGCGGCAGCCGCGCCGCTGTCGGAAGCGCTCCACGTGCTGCCGTCCGGCGGGCTGCGGCTGCTGCTGGATCCGTTCGCCGATGCCAATACGCAGTCGCTGGGCGAGCCTGCGGACCGGCGGATCGTGCTGGCCGTCGGGCCGGAGGGTGGCTGGTCCGCGCGCGACCGCAGCGTGCTGGAAACCGCGGGTTTCAGCGGCATCCGTCTCGGCCCCCGCGTGCTGCGCACCGAGACCGCCGGGCTTGCCGCGATCGCCGCGCTGCAGGCGCGCTTCGGCGATCTCGGCTGAGCCGGGGACTCAGGCGGTGGCGCCCAGCGCCTCGTCGATCAGCGCGGCCATCGCCTCGAGGTCCGGGATCAGCGCCTCGTCCTCGTTCAACCGTACCCGCGCATGCACCGCGGTCGGCAATCCGCCCTCGCCGGCCTCCACCAGCAGGCCGTCGGCGGAGACATTGACCAGGCGCGGGAAGCCCTGGGTCAGCAGTGCGAAGTAGGGAAAGCGGTCGCCGGCGCGCAGGTTCTTGAGCACCGCGACCTTGCTGCCGAGATCGCCATGTTCGCTGTCACTGATGCCCGCGGCGCGCGAGAACGCCACCAGCGGCACTTCCCAGCCGCGCCAGCGGGTGCGCCCGAGCAGCCATGCCGGCGCCCCGTCCACCGGCTCCGGATCGGCATAGGACAGCACTTCGGAGATCGTGGTGTTGGGCAGCAGCAGCCGCGCGCGGTCGATCTGGATCAGCACGCCGCGGATGTCGCGGGGCGTGCCACCGGCTGGAACGTCATTCATTGGAAGCCTCGAGTTCGATGCCGCTTGCCGCAACGCCGGGCGCCCAGCGGTCCACGAGCAGGGCCGCCAGTGCGGCCGGAGCGGCAAGCGCGCCGCCATGTTCGGCCACGCGTGCCGACGCGGCGGCGTCGTAGCAGCCGTCGAGCGACTGCGCCACGACCAGCGAGCCTGCCCAGGCGCCACCCATCGCATGGTCCACCAGCGCCGCGTCCGCGCCGCTGAGGAAGACCACCGCGCTGTCGTTGGCCGGCAATGCATCCGGAAGCTGCATGGCGCCGCCATCGGCCGCGGTGAAGCGCAGCCGCCCACGATCGGCTGCCACGCCCAGCGCCGGCGGCAGGAAGTACACGGTGCCGCGCTCCACCGACGCCCCGTCCTCGGCCAGCGCCACCGGCAGCGTGGTCGCGCGCGCCATCTGCCGCACGAGACGGTCGTAGCGGTCGCCGTCCAGCCGCAGCCTCACCAGCACCGCGCGCGGGAAGTTTTCCGGCAAGGCCGCCAGCAGCTGGCGCACGGGGTCCGGGCCACCGAGCCCGCCTTCGACCAGCACGGCGCCCTGCAGCTCACCGAAGCCGTAGCTGTCGACATCGACCAGCGACAGGCCACCGATGCGGCTGTCGAGATCGACGAGCGCGTCCGCCACCGGCGCTGCGGCCGGCGCGTCGACGGTCGCATCCGGCGCCACCAGCGAAAGCCCACCGGCGTCAGGCATGGATGGCTGCGCCGGGGACTCCGCAGGCGCCACCCCGTCTTCCGCGGTGTCCGGCTGCGCATCCCAGGTGAGATCCACCGGCTCGAGGTAGGTGCGTTCCGCGCCATGGCCGGTGCGCGCACCCCCGAAGCCGCTGTCGTCGTCGAGCACCAGCTCATCGAGGCTCACGTCCTCGAGGGTCAGTTCGCCGAAGCTATTGTCGCGATCACCCGCGTCGGCGGTCTCGAGGGTCACGTCCTCGAGCATCAGGCCATCCTGCGCGACTCCGTCGAGCCCATCCGCAGCGACGACGCCCGGCCCGTCCGCATCCGGCACGACCTCCCCGAGTTCGAGCACATCGGCATCGAGCGAGGCGAGTTCGTCGCGCGGCACGTCGTCGGCATGCGCATGCATCTCATCGGTGACCCGATCCATGTCGCCGCTGGAGACATCGCGATACCCCGGATCGAAGGCCACCGGGGTGTCGTCCAGCGTCAGCGTGGTGTCCTGCCCGGCGCCCGGCGGCAGCACATCGTCGTGACGGTGCAGCTTGGCGGCGAGATGGCGGACCCAGCGCGCCGCGTCCCAGCCGCTGCGCTGGGTCGCCAGTTCGGCCTCCTCGAACACCACCGTGATCGCGGGATCCGCCAGCAGCGGCTGGAACCCGTCGAGCGCGTCCTCCAGCGCCGGCTCCAGCGCGACCACCACCGCCTGCACGCCGAGGCCGGTGACGGCGTCCAGGGTGGTGGCCAGCGGATCGAAGCTGCCGAGCAGGTCCGCGCCGGCATCACGCACGGCGCCCTGCAGGCGTTCGCAGGCCTCGCCCGGCCGCGCCAGGACGATCACGCGGGGCTGGGTTTCAGACACCGACGCGCTCCATCCCGAGCAGCTCGTAGACGTTGCGCATCAGCTCGTTCTCCTGGTAGGGCTTGCCGAGGTAGCGCTCCACGCCGATCTCGAAGGCGCGCTGGCGATGTTTTTCGCCGGTACGCGAGGTGATCATCACGATCGGCACCGAGCGCAGGCGCCCATCGGCCTTCATCTGGGTCGCGAGCTCGTAGCCGTCCATGCGCGGCATCTCGATGTCGAGCAGCATCAGGTCGGGCACGCGCTCGTCGAGGCGCTCCAGCGCGTCGATGCCGTCCTTCGCGGTCACCACCTCGAAGTTGTGGCGTTCCAGCACGCGACCGGTGACCTTGCGCATCGTCACCGAATCGTCGACCACCATCACCAGCGGCACCTGGCGGCGCTCCGGCACCGGCGCCGGCTCGGCCTCGCGCGGCAGCGCGGCCTGGCGGCGCACCAGCGGCGCGACGTCGAGGATCACCCGCACGCTGCCGTCGCCCATGATCGTGGCGCCGAAGATGCCCGGTACCGACGCGACCTGCGGGCCGACCGGCTTCACCACGATCTCGCGGTTGCCGATGATCTGGTCGACCGCAACGGCCGCGCGCAGCTCGCCCGCGCCCACCAGCAGCAGCGGCACCTGCAGCTGGCCCTCCGCGCGCGCGCGCGGCTGGCCGACCAGCTGGCCGAGGTCGTGCAGCGCGTACTCGTGGCCGCCGTAGTTGTACACGGCGCCCGGTGCGGCGAGGTCCTCGCGGCTGATGCGGCCCACGCCGCGCACCGAGGCGATCGGCACCGCGAAGCTGGTCTCGCCGATACGCACGAACACCGACTGGGTGACCGCCAGCGTCTGCGGCAGGCGCAGCGTGAACGTGGTGCCCTCGTGCTTGCGGGTGGCGATCTCGAGGCTGCCGCCGAGCTGGCGGACTTCGCTTGCGACCACGTCCATGCCGACACCGCGGCCGGCCAGGCGGCTGACCTCGTCGGCGGTGGAGAAGCCCGGCTCGAAGATCATCGCGTCGAGCGCGCTGTTGGTCAGCACCGCATCCGGACGCACCAGGCCACGCTGCTCGGCGCGGCGACGGATCGCGCCGCGGTCGAGGCCCCGGCCATCGTCGGCCACCTCGAGCACCACCTCGGAGCCCTCGCGGCGCACCGCGATGCGCACCGTGCCTTCTTCACCCTTGTTCGCCACGCGGCGCTGTTCGGGCGTTTCCAGGCCGTGCGCCACCGCGTTGCGCAGCATGTGTTCCAGCGGCGCGGTCATGCGCTCGAGGACGTTGCGGTCGAGCTCACCCTGGGCGCCGTCGAGCCTCAACTGCACCTGCTTGCCGGTTTCCTGCGCCGCCTGGCGCACCACGCGGCGCAGCCGTGGCACCAGCGAGTCGAACGGCACCATGCGCGTGCGCATGAGGCCTTCCTGCAGCTCGGAGCTGACGCGCGACTGCTGGGTCAGCAGTGTCTCGTACTGGCGGGTGAGGTCGTCGAGCGTGCCCTGCAGGCTGGCCAGGTCGGCGGCGGATTCGCCCAGCGCACGCGACAGCTGCTGCAGGTTGGAGAAGCGGTCGAGTTCCAGCGGATCGAACGCGGCATCGCCGGTGTCGCCCTCGCGCTGGAAGCGCGCGATGATCTGCGCCTCGGTCTCGATGTCGAGACGGCGGAGCTGGTCGCGCAGACGCATGTTGGTCTGCTCCATCTCCCCCATCGCGCCACGGAACGCGCCCAGCTGCTGCTCCAGGCGCGCGCGGTAGATCGCCACTTCGCCCGCGTAGTTGACCAGGCGGTCGAGCAGGTCGGCACGGATGCGCACCTGTTCCTGCGGCGCGCGCGCCTGCGGGTCGTCCTCGAATGCCGGTTCATCGCCGATCGGCGCCGACAGCGGCGCAAGCTCGACCTTCGCTGCCGGCGGCACCGGGGCCCCGCCCACGCTGGTCGTGGCGTCGACGCTGACGCTTTCGCCGCGCGAACGCGCGTCGAATTCCTCGATCAGGCCTTCCGGCAACGCGACTGCACGGCGCTCGCCGATGCGGCTGACCATCGCATGCAGACGGTCGAAGCCACGTTCGAGCAACGGCACGCCATCGCGGCCGAGTTCGCAACGCTGCTCGACCACGGATTCCAGCAGCGACTCCATCGCGTGGCCGAGTTCGCCGATGGCCATGATCCCGGCCATCCGCGCACCGCCCTTGATGGTGTGCAGGTTGCGCTGCAGGCCGACCACCGGCTCGCGCTCGCCCGGCTCCTCGCGCAGGCGCGCGAGCAGCCCATCGGAATGGTCGAGCAGATCGCCGCTTTCCTCGACGAAGATGTCGAGCAGCTCGGCGTCGAGCTCGCGCATGTCGAGTGCCAGGTCCGGGTCGGCCCCGTCGGCATCGGCAGCATTGCTGTTGACGGCTGGCTCATCGGCGTCGGGCGCGATGGCTGGCCCGGCCAATGCCGGCTGATCGGCCGACGCGGGCTGATCGTGCTCGACGTGTCCGGCTTCCGCGCGCGCGGCTTCAGTGCGTTCGGCGTCGGCGCGCCCGCTGTCCACGCGCTCCATCTCGAGGCGCTCGGCTTCGAGGCGATCTGCCTGCACGCGCTCGGCTTCGAGGCGCTGTGCCTCGCGCTCCGCCTCCAGACGCTCGGCCTCCACGCGGTCCGATTCAAGACGCTCGGCCTCGACCCGCTCGACTTCGAGCAGACCGGCTTCAAGGCGCTCGATTTCGAGCCGTTCGGCATCGGTGTGGTCCGCGGCGAGCGACGCCCCGTCGCGCAGCTCCGTGTGTTCGGCTTCGACCTGCCCGGCCTCGCGACGTTCGGCCTCGAGACGGTCGGCTTCGAGGCGCTCAGCCTCGAGACGGTCGGCTTCGAGACGGTCGGCTTCGAGGCGCGCAGCTTCAAGCCGCTCGGCTTCGAGACGTTCCGCTTCAAGACGTTCGGCTTCGAGCCGCTCGGCCTCAAGACGTTCCGCTTCGAGCCGCTCAGCCTCGAGCCGCTCGGCTTCAAGACGCTCAGCTTCGAGCCGCTCGGCTTCAAGACGCTCAGCTTCGAGCCGCTCAGCTTCAAGACGCTCAGCTTCGAGCCGCTCGGCTTCAAGACGCTCAGCTTCGAGACGTTCGGCTTCAAGACGTTCGGCTTCGAGACGCTCGGCTTCGAGACGTTCGGTTTCGAGACGTTCGGTTTCGAGACGTTCGGTTTCGAGACGTTCGGCTTCGAGGCGCTCGGCTTCTAGGCGCCCCGCTTCGAGGCGTTCGGCTTCGAGACGCTGGGCCTCAAGACGTTCCGCTTCAAGGCGCTCAGCCTCGAGGCGCTCGGCTTCCAGACGCTCAGCCTCAAGACCTTCCGACTCAAGACGTTCCGACTCAAGACGTTCCGACTCAGGACGCTCCGCCTCGTGACGTTCCGTCTCGAACCGGTCATCGCTCGCAGGCGTGTGCCCGGCATCCGCTGCGGTGCCGAGGTAATCGGACAGATCCAGCACCGACAGCTCGTCGACGGCCCCGATGTCGAGATCGCTCGCCTCGTCGTCATCGTAGGTGACCGCCATCGGCGGTGGCTCCGGCAGCGCGTCGCGCAGCGAAGCCAGCGTGGCGGCAAGGCCGTCGCAGCGGTAGACATGCGGATGCGGCTCGTGCAGCCCGGCTAGGGTGTCGCGCACCAGCGTCGACAGCGCGCGCATGGCGGCCACGCCCTCCGCGCCGGCCGGGACGCCGGCCGCGTGCAGGCGGCGCGCATAGGCTTCGGCCGGCCACAACGCGGCGGTCACCATCGGCACTTCGGCCATGGCGAACGCGCCGTTCATCGTATGCACGGCGCGCAGCAGGGCGTCATCCACCTGCGGCACGTCACGCCCGGTCCATGCGTCGAGCACGGCCAGGTGGCCGTTGACCTCGGCGTCGAGGATTTCCAGCAGCAGTGCATCCACTGCGGCCGGTACCCGCTCGCCATCATCGTGGACGGACGCGGCGGCTGCCACGACGTCCGGCGTCACCTCGGACGGCACATCGGGGGCGAAACCGGTGCGGTCGTCCGCGCTGGTGGCCGGCATGGCGATGGCGGCATCCGCCTGCCAGTGTTCCTGCGCCGAGGTGACCGCCGGCGGCAGCGTGGCCGGTGCCGGCGGCGTCTCGTCACCTGCGGCGATGCGCTCGGCATCGGCCTGCAGGCGTTCGAGATCGACGCGGATCGCGCCCTGGCCGCGCAGGGCGGCCTGCAACTGCGGCAACGCGTAGAAGGCCTGGTCGACCATCGCCACGACCGCAGGGCTGGCCACGCGGCTGCCGTCGAGCACGCGGTTGAGCAGGGTCTCGACCTTCCAGCTGAATTCGCCGAGCGTGCGCGCACCGACCAGGCGGCCGCTGCCCTTGAGGGTGTGGAACACGCGACGGATCGGCCGCAGGCGCTCCAGGTCGTCGGGCTGCTCGCGCCAGGGCGGCAGCAGGCGGTCGAGGTTGTCGATCTCCTCGGCGAATTCCTCGAGGAACACCTCGCGGATCTCGTCGTCGATATCGTCGTCGGTGGCTTCGAAGCCGCCGTTGCCTGCCGCCTGGACCGGCGCCGGCGTGCTGGCGGCGGGCTGCGTGACCGGCGACGCCGGCGCGGGCGCGTAGCCGCGGTCGAGGAACGCCGCGGTGGCATCCAGCGTGGCCTCGTCAACCGGCGACGCCGATTCCGCAGCTTCCGCCGGGGCGCCGGCGAGGTCCTCGGCCGGCAATGGCCAGTACCCCAGCGTCTCCAGGCTGGCGCGGGCGATGGCGAGGATCTCGCCGCGGTTGGGCCGCTGCTCGCGCAACGCCTCGAGGTAGTACTCCAGGCTCGCGAGCGCGTCGGCGAAGGTGTCGAGCTGGCGGCCGTTGGGCACCCGGCGCCGGCCCAGCAATTCGGTCTCGATGTAGCGGCGGATGCCGGTGATGTAGTCCACCGGCTCCGCAAGTTCGAGCATCTGCAGCGCGCCGGCGACTTCCTGCAGCAGGCGCGGCACGTCGACCAGCTCGCCATGCTCCCAGCTGGTCTCGACGAAGGCGACAAAGGCCTGGCGGGCATCGGCGAAGTTCGCCACCGCTTCGCGCACCACCACTTCCAGCACCTTGCGCGACTCGCTGGCGAGCGCATCGGTGTCGTCGGAATCGCGGGTACCCAGGCGCGCCACCTGGTCGTCCAGCGAGGCATCGACGTAGAGCAGCGAGCCGGCGATATCGAGCAGCACGTCCTCGTCGGCGGCACGGTCGCCGCGCACGATCGCGGCCATCGCCTCGCGCTGCTGCTGCACCACGCCGCGGGCGACACCAAGGCCGAGCATGCCGAGCGTGTCGGCGACCTGGCCCAGCGCCTCGACCTGCGGCGCCAGCAGCGCGAGATCGGTTGCCTGCGTGCGCAGGTGCAGGTCGAGCGCATCCTTGACCCGCAGCAGGTCCTCCTTGACCGCGCCGGCGACGGTGTCGAGCAGCGCACGGTTGCGGCCACTCAGGCTGCCGCGCGCATGTTCCACCTCGGCCGCGGTGGCCTCGCCGCCGTCGAGGCGGAACGCGTCGCGCAGCTCGCGCAACGTCGTGTGGTCACCGGGCGCGGCCGAGACCAGGTACAGCAGCTGGCGCGTCGGTTCGAGCGCGGTTTCCGCGCCCGGCACGCCAAAGCCGTCGTCCTGGAACTGGCGGCGGATCTCCCGCACCACGCCGACGAAGCCGTGGCGCAGGGCCGGCGTCGGTGCCAGCGCGCCGGCGTCGAGCGCCTCGAGCACGCGCGCGGCCACCCACAGCATGCGGCGCACCGGCTCTTCGGCACTCAGCGGCAGCAGCGCATCGATCGCAGCGGCGAAACCACGCGGATCAGCGGGCGCCCCGTCTTCGGGCCATGCGGCGAGGTGTGCGATGACGTCGGTGGCCTGCGTCCCCGCGCTGCCCTTGCGCTCGGCCTCGGTGACGCTGGCCACCGCCGGCAGCTCCACCGCAAGCGGCGCCTGCAGGTCCGGTGCGAACAGCACGCTCTCGTTGAGCCCTGACGCACCACGTGCCGCGCGCAGCTCGTTGAGCAGCGGCAGCAGCACGATCGGGATGTCCTTGTGCCCGCCCTGCAGGCGCTCGAGATAGTCGGGCAGCAACACCACCGCACGCATCAGCGTCGCGCAGGCAGTGTCGCGGTCACCGGTGGCATCGCGGGCGAGCGCCTCGGCCAGCGCCTCCATCTCCTCGGCGACCATCGCCGGGGCGTACAGCTCGACCATGCGCAGGGTGCCCTGCACCTGGTGCAGGTAGCTCGCGCAGAAGCGCATATGGCTGGTATCGGACACGTCCTCGACGAACGCCTCGATCTCGAGCCGCGCCTGGCGCAGGGTCTCGTCGAGTTCCGGCTTGACCCAGCCCAGCGTGGTGTAGTCGATGGCATCGCGGAAGGCGGTGGTCATCGCGTACCTCCACGGGTGCGCGCGCCGGTATCGGCGGCGCGATCCGCGAGCGGGTGGCCGGCCACGCGGAGGCCGCCGGGAAGGCCGGCCCCGGCGCACACCGATGCCGTCGTTTTCACCACCATGCTCATTTCAACCCCGCG from Luteimonas sp. YGD11-2 includes the following:
- a CDS encoding chemotaxis protein CheB, whose product is MSETQPRVIVLARPGEACERLQGAVRDAGADLLGSFDPLATTLDAVTGLGVQAVVVALEPALEDALDGFQPLLADPAITVVFEEAELATQRSGWDAARWVRHLAAKLHRHDDVLPPGAGQDTTLTLDDTPVAFDPGYRDVSSGDMDRVTDEMHAHADDVPRDELASLDADVLELGEVVPDADGPGVVAADGLDGVAQDGLMLEDVTLETADAGDRDNSFGELTLEDVSLDELVLDDDSGFGGARTGHGAERTYLEPVDLTWDAQPDTAEDGVAPAESPAQPSMPDAGGLSLVAPDATVDAPAAAPVADALVDLDSRIGGLSLVDVDSYGFGELQGAVLVEGGLGGPDPVRQLLAALPENFPRAVLVRLRLDGDRYDRLVRQMARATTLPVALAEDGASVERGTVYFLPPALGVAADRGRLRFTAADGGAMQLPDALPANDSAVVFLSGADAALVDHAMGGAWAGSLVVAQSLDGCYDAAASARVAEHGGALAAPAALAALLVDRWAPGVAASGIELEASNE